The genomic DNA atgcaggttatgcactttggcaaaaataatataaattcaagttatacactaaatggcagtgtgttgggagtttccttaaatgagaaggatcttggggtttttgtagataacacgttgtctaattctgggcagtgtcattctgtggctgctaaagcaaataaagttctgtcttgcataaaaaaaaggtcattaaaggataagtaaacctttaaaataagtgaacgtaaaactgatgagggggctattctaagcacttcttctgcttaggaaagatgtgagaacaGTTATctaaaggtttctaattgttttcctaagcagaagaacatcagaacagcctctttctttctcctgacaacttccttgactacttgctggtcagactggtgggaaaatgaccagcaggtggcgctgttgtaacaaaattcattcatattaacagcacatgtatcgcttaatatcttggaattaaaagaaaataaataatgaatgtacattgcagaagtgcttagaatagccccctcatcaattttacattcacttatttttaaggtttacttatcctttaacttaagggatgaaacataattctgtctctttataggtccctggtgaggcctcatctggagtatgggggcagttttggactccagtccttaagagggatataaatgagctggagagagtgcagagacgtgcaactaaattggttagagggagggaagggttaaattatgaggggagactgacaaggttggggttgttttctctggaaaaaaggcgcttgcgaggggacatgattagactttacaagtacattagaggacattatagacaaatagcaggggacctttttacacataaagagaatcacgtaccagaggcccccccttcagactagaggaaaagaagtttcatttaaaggaacagagtagggggttcatcacagtcaggacagtgaggttggggaatgcactgccggatgatgttgtgatggctgattcagttaatgcctaagaatggcttggatgattttttggacagacataatatcaaaggctattgtgatactaagctctatagttagtatagatatgggtatatagaatttaattaaaagtagggaggggtgtgtgtatggatgctgggttttcatttggaggggttgaacttgatggactttgtcttttttcaacccaatttaactatgtaactatgtaactatatagcgCGAGCACGCAGAATTCctcctctgcagaactacagctcccaataCTCTCCATAGCGCAAGCACTCAGAAATCCAGATTTGGAAATCAGGAGCTTTAGACCCTCCTGGTCCAGCTCCCAGGCTGAGGCCTCCTGCCCCTAAATCTTGGCGGCCAGATTCTTACTCCCACTCTGTCCTCAGTGAAGTAAAATCAGCAAATCCAATcatgagcacatggcatctcctatttatagaaaagtggtgcagcagcgacatctagtgacaccctccggtatctgccatgctgcacagGCACAAGGGCTTCTGCCCCTGCCAAGGCTTTAGGTAGACCCTGTAGCTCAAATCCAGGGGATTTCCAGACATGTGGTTTCGACTGTAAggaattaaccctatgggtccctacatttatATGGAATTGAAAGAGACTTTCCctatacctgctaacccacagTCCCACTGCTACAGTCCTGCAGTTACAACTATGAAAGAAATAGTCTATATTCCCAGTAATAAACGCCAGTAGATCTTGTGTGTTATATATGATATTGATGCTGCATATTGAACTGAGTAATACCTCCAGAGACCATTACAAGCAATGTAGCTCCAGATAAAACTTGTAACATCAGGTTGTGGATCGACAGCAAACAGGTCCTAATGGGTTTCTCTATGTGTTCTGGGAAGATCAAATTTTAAGGCATCtgataatataagcttcagcgatatcctatataataatatGAATTAAGATGTTTGGCCATGCCATGTTCTAGGCCTGTTGAGACTGATAAACCTCCTAGTGACTTAACCTCTCTATTTAATTGCACAGAAGCCAAATCAAAAGATTTAAAGCAACTTTGTCATTAACAATCGGCCTGTGTTATTTCTGAACACGACTATATCCAGACATGTGCCGCACATACCAATGCAAACTCATTATTCTTCTCCGTCTCATGGAATATCTAACACTGAGCAATCACACACTCGCTGATGCCTTTCACTCTCCCCAATCACTTAATCCACACTGAAAGGAAGAAATGCCTCATCCCAGATTCATTTAAAtgataacttaattttttttttacttctgtaatTTTATCCATCAGCCTAATCATGATTTAATGAAGTTATACAACACTTTGTTATTTTAGATATGCCGCACTCTGCAATCAAACAGATGAGTCAACGCAAGTAAATTTTAGGTTAACTGGAGGCCGTTTCATGAAAAGGAGAGGAACGAGGGGTGCAAAATGAACTAAAGCACTTGTATTTTATCATTCCCTGGTGCCGAGCTCCCAACCAGCAACATGTCCTTACCAAATATACAAATTGAGGATGTTGACAATGAAACTGATACCACTTTAGTGCCGCCTCCTCATGATGACCACCTTAAAAGCCTAAAGGCCCTAACAGAGAAGCTGAGATTGGAGACTAGGAGACCTTCTTATATAGAATGGAGAGCAAAGCTTGAAGACCAAACATGGAAAagcccaaagccaccaccagaaGAACCACCACAGGTGAACCAGCAGCCAAGAGATGGAGAGGAACCTTTTACTCAGAACATAGAACGGGTCCAGCTGGACTCAAGTGTTCCAAAGGAGACTGATATTGGTTCCAGGAAAATAAATGGGTTTGATAATATTGATGAAGCTCTAAACTGGCTACGGAAGGAACTGGTAAGTAACTCATCTTACCCCCATTCCCAAATCATGCATATAAATTTAAGAACCTTCACTGTTTTAGAAAGAAGTTTcactcttaaggcccccatatacgggccaataaaatctgccgacaaaccgagtcggcagcatattggcccatgtgtggggccatccgacgggcttccctgatcgatatctcgggcaggttaaaaaatcctgtcggatcgcggccgcatctatgcaGTCCTGCAATCCGACCGCCCCCGTTATCGCTCACTTCAATGTggtcatatcggggagagatcgccaaacaagcaggcccggatttgcggcaaggccggataggcccgggcctagggcggcaaaaaataggggcggcatgccgcccagccacattatgGGGATGTTCGCGTCCCGATTCAACTACACCAGCggtttttcgccggcgcgctgggaaggagggcgctaggaccgcgcggccgcctggtcagaCCGCGCGGCCAAGGGGTGGCTggaaaagaaatccggcgctgcaaacaagcggatctctacatctatggccacctttaattaaGCAGGAGATTGTGGTACCTACTCTTTAGCCTTGAGCAAGGCTGCCACCCACTCAGTCTCTCAAATGTCTTAGGAAACAGGAGGGGATTCTATCTGCTTAAGGAAGGACAGAATAACACCCACCCGCCTCTTATTTGCCTCTGGTTGGGATTCAGTACAAAGCAGGAATTTCATAAGGTGTGTTTTAAAGATCTCTCTGGTGACATAACTGCTTTATTTGGCAAGGTTCTAATACAATCGGTCTTATGGAATGAGGAGATTTCTTCCATAACAGTTCACGaatacacatataaaataatGTTCCGACTATAAAAGTCAGTATTGGTAAGTGCATCTGTATGATACATGCTGTGCAACTGACATACTTATTCTGTGATAAAACAAATGTACTTTGGTCTATCTAATCTTCAGTAAATATACATATAGCAAGTTGGCTTATTAGATTTCTTTCCAAAACCCTGAGGGGCCTGGATCCGGTTCCTTTGTGACTCCTAAAATACTGACGTGCTGTAGAGCATTGATACCTTCCTTGACTTCTGTCTTGCCCCAGGCAACACACCTGCAGGTGGGCACATACAGCACATACAGCAACTGCCCCTCAGGAGAAGATACATGAGCTCTTACAGAAAACAGATAAACCTCCCATCTCCCACCCTGTCTGGTtccattgcattttcattttaagccTGACATGGATAGGCCCCTCCCTTGAAGGTTCAGTCTTTGGACAGGGCCCAAACTTGAAATTCCAGACTTTGGACAGGGGCCACCTTTGAAGGTCAACCTTTAGACACATCCCaaccttgaaggtccaacctttggacAGGATCAGCtttgaaggtccagcctttggaCAGGACCCAACCTTGAAGGCCCATGCTTTGGATAGTGCCCACCCTGGAAGGTCTAGTCTTTGGGCAGGGCCTGTCCTTGAAAGTCCAGGCTTTGTACAGGGCCCACCCTTGAAGGTCCAGTGTTGGAACAGGGCCCACCCTTGAATGACCAGCCTTTTGAGAGAACCCACCTTGAAGGTCCAAACTTTGGATGTGGCCTCTCTTGAAAATCCACCCTCCAAGTACAGATATAGGCCAATTCTCACCATAACTGTCCATCAGACTGAGCCCCAAGCGTCAACCTACACGAGAAAGGTAGAAGCTGCATTTCCATTACAAACATGATTTTAGGCTGATGGTTTGTCTGACAGGCGGCTCATAATCCCATAAACACAAGATTCCAATTTATTTGTACAATTGCGGTCGAATTTTCTAAAATCTGGGTCTCTCCAAGGAATTTGGCATTAAAATCTAATTATCTTATTCCTTCTCAGCTGGAGACTGACAGTGTTTATTATAATGGCTATATAGTTGGCTTGGGGTGCCGCCATTCATTATCCTAATTATAACTCTCAGGAATACATTTACCCAATGTTGCTACATAGTAATTGTACATAAATACACGGCATTATTGTGCTGTAGGGGAGGAGACGGAGAACTTTCTGTACAATTCATACTGTTCAAGATAAGCGAATTTTGGAGCCGCTTGGGGAAAGAAATGCAGAAAGCAGAAATGGGGGTGACCATGATGGAGAGGGGGTAATGTAGCTAATGCAAAGGAGACATATGAccttgggatcactgaccttcctatatatttatctttattccctattaataacattgggatcactgaccttcctatatatttatctttattccctattaataacattgggatcactgaccttcctatatatttatctttattccctattaataacattgggatcaaccatcattttaaaaaatttaaaataccggctagatggcaaccctattcctgCCCCTGCCATTCTCTCTAATGTCTCTGCAACTCCCCCATCTGATTCGGGCGTCTGTGTGACGGTGCCGAGGGCTGGCAGAGCAGGGGGGGGGCATTTCAGGCCTAGAACAAAGGAATTAAATGTCACTTCTCCTTTGTGAATGAAAATAAAGTCATTTGAGATTTATTCCAGAAATAAAAGGAATCTTTCTTTGCTGCCGCAGCTCTAGCCTCCAACCCCTCTGGGAGAATCAGAGCTCAATCTGGCGGTTTTAGAAACAGGGATCAATAGTTTTATGAGTGAGATCTGTGTGTTACCCCAGTGCTTTGCATATAATGAAAATACTGAAATATACTAATTTTGGGGCTACCCCCCCCTACAAGGATCCAACTGATGAGGGGCACGGGCTGCAAGACAATCAATATAAACTTGGGACTAGATGTTGCTATTGCGGATACTCCAGAACTGCAATGGCCACAATGAAGAGGCTtgaaataaaatcatttgttAAATGTGGTTACAAAACTGAtaataggggggttatttactaaaaccaaaGAAAAATTGAGCAAAcaattactctagcaaccgtTTATCTTCAAGTTCactagttatttactaaactctgaatgcctgaaaaaaattgtctttctttagtataaaatctgaatttttagtaagaaaaaaaacaaatttttcgggatctATTATACtctgaggatagaaaaagtccgaatccgaaaatccggcatctcagacgtgccgatgttgcatataagtaaatgggagaagtcccggaGATATTTTCGCTGGGTTccaggtggaaaatccgaaaaaaatatatttttccacg from Xenopus laevis strain J_2021 chromosome 5S, Xenopus_laevis_v10.1, whole genome shotgun sequence includes the following:
- the fam167a.S gene encoding protein FAM167A: MSLPNIQIEDVDNETDTTLVPPPHDDHLKSLKALTEKLRLETRRPSYIEWRAKLEDQTWKSPKPPPEEPPQVNQQPRDGEEPFTQNIERVQLDSSVPKETDIGSRKINGFDNIDEALNWLRKELTEMRLQDQQLARQLMRLRSDINKLKIEQTCHLHRRMLNDATYEMEERDELSDLLCDFPLMSPFSLSTPLKLIGVTKMNINSRRFSLC